Proteins co-encoded in one Malus sylvestris chromosome 7, drMalSylv7.2, whole genome shotgun sequence genomic window:
- the LOC126630034 gene encoding uncharacterized protein LOC126630034: MHRSASWSRVADEYFMHSTSSPSAGKGPSGLRVSVSFDQGGDLPMYDPIAELAKKERSRVKFAENAVHVIPFVLLFCAFVLWFFSNPDVYVRIKTDPIAARIEGLTLEGEIESDSDGTQTGALPLVDLGLDLDPTTTKQTRDRLKRFKH; this comes from the exons ATGCATAGATCGGCAAGCTGGAGCCGGGTGGCGGATGAGTACTTCATGCACTCAACTTCGTCGCCGTCAGCAGGGAAGGGGCCGTCAGGGCTGCGAGTGTCCGTGTCGTTTGATCAAGGCGGAGATCTGCCGATGTACGATCCTATAGCTGAGTTGGCCAAGAAGGAGAGGTCTCGCGTTAAGTTTGCTGAGAATGCTGTGCATGTCATCCCCTTTGTGCTTCTCTTTTGTGCTTTTGTTCTTTGGTTTTTCTCTAATCCAG ATGTATATGTGAGGATTAAAACGGATCCAATAGCTGCAAGAATAGAAGGGCTGACGTTGGAGGGAGAGATTGAGAGTGATAGTGACGGTACTCAAACAGGCGCTCTACCCTTAGTGGATTTGGGACTAGATTTGgacccaacaacaacaaaacaaaccaGAGATAGATTGAAGAGATTCAAACATTAA
- the LOC126629783 gene encoding GTP-binding protein YPTM2, with protein MNPEYDYLFKLLLIGDSGVGKSCLLLRFADDSYLDSYISTIGVDFKIRTVDQDGKTIKLQIWDTAGQERFRTITSSYYRGAHGIIIVYDVTDQESFNNVKQWLNEIDRYASENVNKLLVGNKADLTANKVVSYETAKAFADEIGIPFMETSAKNATNVEQAFMAMAAEIKNRMASQPMNNARPPTVQIRGQPVNQKSGCCSS; from the exons ATGAATCCTGAATA TGATTACTTGTTTAAACTTTTGCTGATTGGTGACTCTGGGGTTGGAAAATCATGTCTTCTTCTGAGGTTTGCT GATGATTCATATCTGGACAGCTACATCAGCACAATCGGAGTTGATTTT AAAATTCGCACTGTGGACCAGGATGGAAAGACCATTAAACTTCAAATT TGGGACACTGCTGGACAAGAACGTTTTAGGACAATTACGAGTAGCTACTACCGTGGGGCACATGGAATTATA ATAGTTTATGATGTGACGGACCAAGAGAGCTTCAACAATGTTAAGCAATGGTTAAATGAAATTGACCGTTACGCTAGTGAGAATGTAAACAAGCTTCTTGTTGGCAACAAGGCTGATCTGACTGCTAACAAAGTTGTGTCATATGAAACAGCtaag GCATTTGCGGATGAGATTGGGATCCCTTTCATGGAGACTAGTGCAAAAAATGCTACCAATGTGGAGCAGGCTTTCATGGCAATGGCTGCTGAAATCAAGAATAG GATGGCAAGTCAACCGATGAACAATGCAAGGCCGCCAACAGTGCAGATCCGAGGACAACCCGTCAACCAGAAATCTGGCTGCTGCTCGTCTTAG
- the LOC126629782 gene encoding probable transcription factor At5g61620, giving the protein MDKKSARKCSHGGHNGHNSRTCNHGHGNKGVCLKLFGVNIMEKEEDSIKKSYSMGNLQADSTGDHNNNAAAADHDAGYLSDGLIHNKRHKAAHERKKGRPWTEEEHRVFLAGLKKLGKGDWRGIARNFVTTRTPTQVASHAQKYFLRQATNDKRKRRSSLFDMHFKELSDQGPQDSSISPTKSADETSPQASSSKTMPLKINTANNSPPASNVPTQILNRFPHLCLDSPPAPPFSPTCTLPNYPAMPIMMRIPANVPYAPMTHFYRSSYYHMIKNHGNFPTCAPVISHPSGIPSLPRSLPSSPSMAAGRISS; this is encoded by the exons atgGATAAGAAATCGGCACGAAAGTGTTCGCATGGTGGTCACAATGGCCACAACTCGAGGACGTGCAACCACGGCCATGGAAATAAAGGGGTTTGCTTGAAGCTTTTCGGCGTGAACATTATGGAGAAAGAGGAGGATTCTATCAAGAAAAGTTACAGCATGGGGAATCTGCAGGCGGACAGCACCGGAGACCACAACAACAACGCTGCTGCGGCTGATCACGATGCCGGCTACCTCTCCGATGGCCTCATTCATAACAAGCGACACAAGGCCGcccatgaaagaaaaaaag GGAGGCCATGGACTGAGGAAGAGCATAGAGTGTTTCTAGCTGGTTTGAAGAAGCTTGGGAAAGGTGATTGGAGAGGAATAGCAAGAAATTTTGTGACCACAAGAACCCCAACCCAGGTTGCTAGTCATGCACAGAAGTATTTCCTCAGGCAGGCTACAAATGATAAGAGGAAACGCAGATCAAGCCTCTTTGACATGCACTTTAAGGAACTCTCT GATCAGGGTCCTCAAGATTCCTcaatttcacctacaaagtcaGCTGATGAAACTTCACCACAGGCTAGCAGCTCTAAAACTATGCCACTGAAAATCAATACAGCCAACAACTCACCACCGGCTAGCAACGTTCCAACTCAGATTCTAAACAGATTCCCACATCTATGCTTGGATAGCCCCCCAGCTCCTCCTTTTTCTCCAACTTGCACTCTTCCAAATTACCCTGCCATGCCAATTATG ATGAGAATTCCAGCAAATGTCCCATACGCCCCAATGACGCACTTTTACAGATCAAGTTACTACCACATGATAAAAAACCATGGTAACTTTCCAACTTGTGCTCCTGTAATTTCTCACCCTTCTGGAATCCCATCATTACCAAGGTCCCTCCCAAGCAGTCCATCCATGGCAGCCGGCCGGATCAGCAGCTGA
- the LOC126630702 gene encoding zinc finger CCCH domain-containing protein 54-like, translating to MMQGVHPGYYYQLVDPSVYYSGLLRSPVQYQCQYHDPMIDNAIFGSDEFRMYAYKVKRCQRMGAHDWTECPYAHRGEKAQRRDPRKFAYAAIICPAFRSTGYCRKGDRCECAHGVFEYWLHPAKYRTRACASLENGYCPRKVCFFAHTPDELRPQHTYSGHKYYVAYDQQAGFYPPYHYYQYQNNSDLNREAPRTPKANRGGGGLATEAPWTAAKYQTMMTNKKIVDESCLKVEEFLNSLRALKLSDYEMEYDQGEIDAACGMKSYGGGEASVSEMPQFDWINKLLQ from the coding sequence ATGATGCAAGGTGTGCATCCGGGTTACTATTACCAGTTGGTTGACCCGAGCGTGTACTATTCGGGTCTTCTCAGGAGTCCGGTCCAGTACCAGTGCCAGTACCACGACCCGATGATCGACAATGCCATCTTTGGGTCGGACGAATTCCGGATGTACGCTTACAAGGTGAAGCGTTGCCAACGCATGGGAGCCCACGACTGGACGGAGTGCCCGTACGCTCACCGCGGCGAGAAGGCCCAGCGCCGTGACCCCCGCAAATTCGCCTACGCGGCGATTATTTGCCCGGCATTTCGCAGCACCGGTTACTGCCGCAAGGGAGACCGTTGCGAATGTGCTCACGGAGTGTTCGAGTATTGGCTCCACCCGGCCAAGTACCGCACCCGTGCATGCGCTAGTCTCGAGAATGGGTACTGCCCGCGCAAAGTGTGCTTCTTCGCTCATACGCCCGACGAGCTCCGCCCGCAACACACGTATTCCGGCCACAAGTACTATGTTGCTTATGATCAGCAAGCAGGTTTTTATCCTCCCTACCACTACTACCAGTACCAGAACAACAGTGACCTGAACCGTGAGGCCCCAAGGACCCCGAAGGCCAACCGTGGAGGAGGAGGCTTGGCAACGGAAGCACCGTGGACGGCTGCGAAGTATCAGACTATGATGACCAACAAGAAGATCGTCGACGAGTCTTGCTTGAAGGTGGAGGAATTCCTGAACAGTCTGAGGGCGTTGAAGCTGAGTGACTATGAGATGGAGTATGACCAAGGTGAAATCGATGCTGCTTGTGGGATGAAGAGTTATGGTGGTGGGGAGGCGTCGGTGTCGGAGATGCCTCAGTTTGACTGGATTAACAAGCTGCTGCAGTAA